One Tolypothrix bouteillei VB521301 DNA window includes the following coding sequences:
- a CDS encoding ATP-binding cassette domain-containing protein, with amino-acid sequence MNVIYLLLRSSKIVVAIAVFAGLVSGTCSARIIALINSAINSSTTFSFAIIWSFLALVLIAVTSRFISELCLIRLSQKVIFDTRLLLCHRILASPLRCLEELGTSRLLATLTDDVQAISDAVAFIPSLCIAGAVVIGCLFYLIYLSWIVFLGFVTFLVIAILSYGIITQKAKQSLELARAEQDKLFSHFRAITEGTKELKLNQRRREAFFTEELEFTIDRSRRYNIDGMTSFTIGLTWSQLLLFFVIGLVDFGLPRVMQIDPSILSGYALTIIFLVVPLDAITTILPRVSKASIALQKIDAMNLKLASRSEEISEKFDCSPDLTNKIRGYTSTTPMHGLNLEEMSEKSDCVPAPTNRIRGYTSKTRLRGLNLYNSEFHSRKTFETTPPIEFEQLKLEGISHAYWGEGEENHFTLGSIDLTFFPQEVVFLVGGNGSGKSTFAKLLTGLYIPETGKILVDGQPIDDRNRDWYRQHFSAVFSDFYLFDKLLGLECAKLDNQIQDYLVKLHLDSKVKVKEGKFSTTALSQGQRKRLALLSAYLEDRPFYVFDEWASDQDPVFKEIFYTQLLPELKSRGKTVLAIAHDDRYFHLADRVLKLDYGKLI; translated from the coding sequence ATGAATGTTATTTATCTTCTTTTAAGATCGTCTAAAATAGTTGTAGCGATCGCAGTATTTGCCGGTTTAGTCAGTGGTACTTGTAGTGCCAGAATCATTGCTTTAATTAATAGTGCTATTAACAGCAGTACAACTTTTTCATTTGCTATCATCTGGAGTTTTCTTGCGCTTGTATTGATTGCAGTCACAAGCCGATTTATTTCCGAATTATGTTTAATTCGCCTTTCGCAGAAAGTTATATTTGACACCCGATTGCTTTTGTGTCATAGAATTTTGGCATCTCCTTTGCGCTGCTTGGAAGAGTTAGGGACTTCGCGTTTGCTTGCGACTTTAACAGATGACGTACAAGCAATCTCTGATGCTGTCGCTTTTATTCCCAGCCTCTGTATTGCTGGTGCTGTTGTCATCGGTTGTTTATTTTATCTGATATATCTTTCTTGGATAGTCTTTTTAGGGTTTGTTACTTTTTTAGTTATAGCAATATTGAGCTATGGGATAATCACTCAAAAAGCCAAACAATCTTTAGAACTTGCACGTGCGGAACAAGATAAACTTTTTAGTCATTTTCGCGCTATAACCGAAGGAACAAAAGAACTCAAGCTAAATCAAAGAAGACGAGAAGCGTTCTTTACTGAAGAACTGGAATTTACTATCGATCGCTCCCGTCGCTATAATATTGATGGAATGACTTCCTTTACGATTGGTTTAACATGGAGTCAACTTTTGTTGTTTTTTGTTATTGGATTGGTTGATTTTGGCTTACCAAGAGTGATGCAAATTGACCCCAGTATTTTATCTGGCTATGCTTTAACTATCATTTTTTTAGTCGTTCCTTTAGATGCCATTACAACCATACTTCCTCGTGTAAGCAAAGCCAGTATTGCTTTACAAAAGATTGACGCTATGAACCTGAAATTGGCAAGCCGTTCTGAGGAAATTTCTGAGAAATTTGATTGCTCACCAGATTTAACAAACAAAATTCGTGGCTATACAAGTACAACCCCCATGCATGGGTTAAATTTAGAGGAAATGTCAGAGAAATCTGATTGCGTACCAGCCCCAACGAATAGAATTCGTGGCTATACAAGCAAAACCCGCCTGCGCGGGTTAAATTTGTATAATAGTGAATTCCATTCACGCAAAACATTCGAGACAACCCCCCCTATTGAATTTGAGCAGTTAAAACTTGAAGGAATTTCCCATGCTTACTGGGGAGAAGGCGAAGAGAACCATTTTACTCTTGGTTCAATTGATCTAACTTTTTTCCCTCAAGAAGTAGTATTTTTGGTGGGAGGCAATGGTAGCGGTAAATCCACTTTTGCTAAACTGCTGACAGGGCTATACATTCCAGAGACAGGAAAAATCTTGGTTGATGGTCAGCCCATTGACGATCGAAATAGAGACTGGTATCGCCAACACTTTTCCGCAGTTTTTTCCGACTTTTATCTTTTTGATAAATTGCTAGGCTTGGAGTGTGCCAAATTAGATAACCAGATACAGGATTACCTTGTTAAACTCCACCTTGATAGCAAGGTCAAGGTCAAGGAAGGAAAGTTTTCAACCACTGCTTTGTCCCAGGGACAGCGCAAGCGACTTGCTTTGCTGAGTGCTTACTTAGAAGACCGTCCTTTTTATGTGTTTGATGAATGGGCGTCAGATCAAGACCCTGTATTTAAAGAAATCTTTTACACTCAGTTGCTACCAGAACTGAAAAGTAGAGGTAAAACAGTACTGGCGATCGCTCATGATGACCGCTATTTTCACCTGGCTGATAGGGTTCTCAAGCTAGATTATGGAAAACTGATATGA
- a CDS encoding aromatic ring-hydroxylating oxygenase subunit alpha, whose product MENFLFKNWYIVCTSRELGQKPIGRTVLGIPLAIFRGLDGKPSALLDKCPHRNVPLSKGWVKNNYLICKYHGWCFDEQGVCREVPGLCDRNEVRYRNAVAYPAIEQDGFIWVYCQADERPQSQPYEFPCLRQKEFSTFSSQMECETTLENAAENFLDATHTHFVHSGLIRTDNQRKEITVQITRSENMVEAIYLNEENISGLIYKLLAPGCHKVIPIGRFILPSIAQLEYRTDSDRNRLFISLFLTPIKENLTKAYSIVTFRSWLPSCLGRIIAQPLFARAARQDKEILQLQNWNINRFQGESFVLTELDVIRPHILYLLKQGCERNGSSLFEKTITMRI is encoded by the coding sequence ATGGAGAATTTTTTGTTTAAAAATTGGTATATAGTTTGTACATCTCGTGAGTTAGGTCAAAAGCCCATAGGAAGAACTGTATTGGGTATTCCTTTAGCTATTTTTCGAGGGCTTGATGGTAAGCCTTCTGCTTTGTTGGATAAATGTCCGCATCGCAATGTTCCTCTTTCAAAAGGCTGGGTGAAAAATAACTATCTGATTTGTAAATATCACGGTTGGTGCTTTGATGAGCAAGGTGTTTGTCGGGAAGTACCGGGGCTTTGCGATCGAAATGAGGTTCGATACAGAAATGCTGTTGCTTATCCCGCGATCGAGCAAGATGGTTTTATTTGGGTTTATTGTCAAGCGGATGAACGACCCCAATCTCAGCCTTATGAATTTCCTTGTTTGCGACAAAAAGAGTTTTCTACATTTAGCAGCCAAATGGAATGTGAAACCACTTTGGAAAATGCAGCCGAAAATTTTTTGGATGCAACCCATACTCACTTTGTTCACTCTGGTTTAATTAGGACAGATAATCAGCGCAAAGAAATTACTGTTCAAATAACTCGCTCTGAGAACATGGTAGAAGCCATTTACCTCAATGAAGAAAATATTTCTGGGTTAATTTACAAATTATTAGCGCCGGGATGTCACAAAGTTATTCCTATTGGTCGCTTTATTTTGCCCAGTATTGCCCAATTAGAATATCGTACAGATAGCGATCGCAATAGATTATTTATCTCTCTTTTCTTAACTCCTATCAAAGAAAATTTAACGAAAGCATATAGTATTGTTACTTTTCGCTCTTGGTTACCCAGCTGTTTGGGAAGAATTATTGCCCAACCTCTTTTTGCTCGAGCAGCAAGACAAGATAAGGAAATTTTACAATTACAGAATTGGAATATCAATCGCTTTCAAGGAGAAAGCTTTGTGTTAACGGAACTAGATGTTATTAGACCCCATATTTTATATTTATTAAAACAAGGATGCGAGCGAAATGGATCGTCATTATTTGAGAAGACAATTACGATGAGAATTTAA
- a CDS encoding MBL fold metallo-hydrolase → MSIKVKFFQAGYCTHPEAVVIRNGRWKTANFPSIFALISHPKFGAILFDTGYSDRFFQETRSFPFSLYPLITPVYLQSEDSAVHQLTKYGVSPETVRYIIISHFHPDHIGGLQDFPNAQFICFRSAYEAVKSLRNTAALKAGFLPGLLPPDFEQRVLFVEDKTTISLPSEYGSFNTGFDLFGDGSLAGVELPGHAIGQLGLFFTDLDRQDYFLIADACWLSRAYQEFVQPHPIANLIFSNKRQYADTLRRIHQLHQLNPTLKIIPTHCSDTWLMLLLSPPKSIYLNEPQRREAREERGKEDR, encoded by the coding sequence ATGTCTATTAAAGTTAAGTTTTTTCAAGCAGGATATTGTACCCATCCTGAAGCCGTTGTTATTAGGAATGGACGTTGGAAAACTGCCAATTTTCCATCAATATTTGCCCTCATATCACACCCAAAATTTGGTGCTATTTTGTTTGATACTGGCTACTCAGACCGCTTCTTTCAAGAAACTCGCTCTTTTCCCTTTAGTCTTTACCCCCTAATAACACCAGTCTATTTACAGTCAGAAGATAGCGCCGTTCATCAACTTACCAAATATGGCGTTTCTCCAGAAACTGTTCGGTATATCATTATCTCTCACTTTCACCCAGATCATATCGGCGGCTTGCAAGACTTTCCAAACGCTCAATTTATCTGTTTTAGATCGGCTTATGAAGCTGTCAAATCTCTCCGCAATACAGCAGCCCTCAAAGCAGGTTTTCTACCTGGGTTGCTCCCTCCTGATTTTGAGCAACGAGTCTTATTTGTCGAGGATAAAACAACAATATCATTACCCAGCGAGTATGGCAGTTTCAACACTGGTTTTGATTTATTCGGAGATGGTAGCCTCGCAGGCGTTGAATTACCCGGACATGCGATCGGTCAACTTGGATTGTTTTTTACCGATCTTGACCGTCAAGATTATTTTCTCATTGCTGATGCTTGTTGGTTAAGCCGTGCTTATCAAGAGTTTGTTCAACCCCATCCTATTGCTAATCTTATTTTTTCTAATAAGCGCCAGTATGCAGATACATTGCGAAGGATTCATCAATTGCATCAATTAAATCCAACTCTCAAGATTATTCCTACCCATTGTTCTGATACTTGGCTGATGTTACTCCTTTCACCTCCCAAGAGTATTTATTTGAATGAACCGCAAAGACGCGAAGCTCGCGAAGAAAGAGGAAAAGAAGACAGGTAA
- a CDS encoding F390 synthetase-related protein: MNGLLRILWYYLQTKYRQPFRDRESLTAWQNKKVQKFLQEILTKSPFYRNLYQKLDIENWQEFPIIDKSIMMANFDQLNTVGVKKSEALTLALEAEKTRNFNSTLRGFTVGLSSGTSGNRGLFIVSQKEQQAWAGTILAKALPQSILTPQRIAFFLRANSNLYETVNRKHIQFEYFDLFNSVESHIERLNQYASSILVAPPSMLRLLADAQTQGDLKIAPLRIVSVAEVLDPLDEAYIRRCFQQTVHQLYQCTEGFLGRTCEYGTLHLNEDILAIQKEYIDRNAGKFMPIITDFNRKTQPIIRYRLDDILTECQKPCPCGSVLTAIHSVDGRRDDIFYLPHKNEEKLVPLFPDFIRRAIILSSEKIQEYAVVQKRPNLIEISLKVASAFLEESQAIVYKNLLELFEQQQCQIPEICYKEYETRTVHYKKLRRVQREFSIDTKI; encoded by the coding sequence ATGAATGGTCTTCTTAGAATTCTTTGGTACTACCTACAAACAAAATACAGACAACCCTTCCGCGATCGCGAATCACTAACAGCATGGCAAAACAAAAAAGTCCAGAAATTCCTCCAAGAAATCTTGACAAAATCGCCCTTTTACCGCAATCTCTACCAAAAGCTAGACATTGAGAACTGGCAAGAATTCCCCATCATTGATAAATCAATCATGATGGCTAATTTTGACCAATTGAATACAGTCGGTGTCAAAAAATCAGAAGCTCTAACACTAGCATTAGAAGCAGAAAAAACAAGAAACTTTAACTCAACACTGCGAGGCTTCACTGTTGGTCTTTCTTCCGGAACGAGTGGCAATCGCGGCTTATTTATAGTCAGCCAAAAAGAACAGCAAGCTTGGGCTGGTACGATTTTAGCAAAAGCACTACCCCAATCAATTTTGACTCCCCAACGGATTGCTTTTTTTCTCCGAGCAAATAGCAATCTTTATGAAACTGTTAACCGAAAACACATCCAGTTTGAGTATTTTGATTTATTCAATTCTGTAGAAAGTCATATTGAACGCTTAAATCAGTATGCATCAAGTATTCTAGTAGCGCCACCATCTATGCTACGTTTATTAGCCGATGCTCAAACTCAAGGAGATTTAAAGATAGCGCCCTTGAGAATTGTCTCGGTTGCAGAAGTTTTAGATCCTTTAGATGAAGCTTATATTCGTCGTTGTTTTCAGCAAACAGTTCATCAACTCTACCAATGCACTGAAGGGTTTTTAGGGAGAACTTGCGAATATGGCACTTTACATCTTAATGAAGATATTTTAGCGATTCAAAAAGAATATATCGATCGCAATGCGGGTAAATTCATGCCAATTATTACTGACTTTAACCGCAAAACTCAACCCATTATTCGCTATCGACTTGATGATATCTTAACTGAATGTCAAAAACCTTGCCCTTGTGGTTCGGTTTTAACAGCTATCCATAGTGTTGATGGACGTCGGGATGATATTTTTTATTTACCTCATAAAAATGAAGAAAAATTAGTGCCACTCTTTCCAGATTTTATTCGCAGGGCAATTATTCTCTCTTCAGAAAAAATTCAAGAATACGCAGTCGTTCAGAAAAGACCCAATCTTATAGAAATTTCTTTAAAAGTGGCTTCAGCATTTCTCGAAGAGAGCCAAGCCATAGTTTATAAAAATTTACTAGAGTTATTTGAACAACAACAGTGTCAAATCCCAGAAATTTGCTATAAAGAATACGAAACAAGAACAGTACATTATAAGAAACTAAGGCGCGTTCAACGAGAATTTTCTATAGATACCAAAATATGA
- a CDS encoding ATP-grasp domain-containing protein has protein sequence MSTNILLTGGRAPVTLDLARLLSVAGYKVFVADSIKHHLCTASRAVIKNFLVPPPRLDPKGYIDALLKIIQQEKIGFLIPTCEEIFYISNQISQLTPYCQVFSEQLEKLNRLHNKWQFINRVQQLGLTAPQTWIVNSHKDLLDILDLPIPNNIVLKPVYSRFASHVHILSKPVSKIPSLEINSNKAWVAQEFISGKHYCTYSIAHQGKVVAHAVYPTLFTAGKGSCIYFESIEHGRLLEWVKTFVEAEEFTGQIAFDFIEADDGTLYPLECNPRAISAIHLFEASDGLERAFFNNTNIIIQPKVGQRSAIAMAMIVYGLPSAIRSGSLGRWLEIFMRTKDVVFRLSDPLPFFHLWIVLFQFIHMSRRSGLTLQQASTQDIEWDGEEIGST, from the coding sequence TTGAGTACTAATATCTTACTGACCGGGGGACGTGCTCCAGTAACATTAGATTTAGCCAGACTCCTATCAGTAGCAGGTTACAAAGTTTTTGTTGCTGATAGCATAAAGCATCATCTTTGTACTGCTTCCCGTGCTGTCATTAAAAATTTTTTGGTTCCGCCTCCTAGGCTCGACCCAAAAGGTTACATTGATGCTTTACTAAAGATTATCCAACAAGAAAAAATCGGCTTTCTGATACCTACTTGTGAAGAGATTTTTTACATTTCCAATCAGATTTCTCAACTGACTCCCTATTGTCAGGTTTTTTCTGAACAATTAGAAAAACTGAATAGATTGCATAACAAATGGCAGTTTATCAATCGCGTACAACAGTTAGGCTTAACAGCACCACAAACTTGGATAGTCAACTCTCATAAAGACTTACTAGATATTTTAGATTTGCCCATTCCAAACAACATAGTCTTAAAGCCTGTTTATTCTCGATTTGCCAGTCACGTTCATATACTATCGAAACCTGTTAGTAAGATACCCTCTTTAGAAATCAATTCAAATAAAGCTTGGGTTGCTCAAGAATTTATTTCCGGGAAGCATTATTGTACTTATAGTATTGCCCATCAGGGTAAGGTAGTGGCTCACGCCGTTTATCCTACTCTATTTACTGCTGGTAAAGGTTCTTGTATCTATTTTGAGTCTATAGAGCATGGTAGACTTTTGGAATGGGTAAAAACTTTTGTTGAAGCTGAAGAATTCACGGGACAAATTGCTTTTGATTTTATAGAAGCAGATGATGGAACTTTGTATCCGTTGGAATGCAATCCCAGGGCTATTAGTGCTATTCATTTATTTGAAGCATCGGACGGATTGGAGAGAGCTTTTTTCAATAATACAAATATTATTATTCAACCTAAAGTTGGACAAAGATCTGCGATCGCTATGGCGATGATTGTCTATGGTTTGCCTTCGGCTATTCGTTCGGGAAGCCTTGGGCGTTGGTTGGAAATTTTTATGAGGACTAAAGATGTTGTTTTTCGGTTATCCGATCCTTTACCGTTTTTCCATCTGTGGATAGTGCTTTTTCAGTTTATACATATGAGTCGCAGGAGTGGGTTAACTCTTCAGCAAGCATCTACTCAGGATATTGAGTGGGATGGTGAGGAGATTGGTTCAACCTGA
- a CDS encoding helix-turn-helix domain-containing protein has product MLKQPEVSHLVRQLRQLTALSQARFAATLGVAYCTVNRWENGHIQPSALALKQIRTMLKELKNSPEVTHQELSQTLLEQYFPETESTVR; this is encoded by the coding sequence GTGCTTAAGCAACCAGAAGTTAGCCATCTTGTTCGTCAGCTCCGGCAGTTAACGGCACTCAGTCAGGCGCGATTTGCTGCAACATTGGGGGTTGCTTACTGCACGGTGAATCGCTGGGAAAACGGTCACATCCAGCCTTCTGCATTGGCACTCAAGCAAATCAGAACCATGCTCAAGGAGTTGAAAAATTCTCCTGAAGTCACCCATCAGGAGTTGAGCCAGACACTGCTAGAACAGTACTTCCCAGAAACGGAGTCAACTGTTCGATGA
- a CDS encoding beta-ketoacyl-ACP synthase III yields MNVRKIKILSTGKYLPKKQVTAKELEFRLGLEEGWIEKKSGVLVRHFVEDETASVMGAYAAKNALEEAGLSFSDIDCLICTNGSPEQAIPCTAALVQEQLGALNSGIPAFDINSTCLSFIVGLDTISYLIQAGRYQRVLIVATEVATGLNWQDKESCTLFGDGAAAAIIAKSNEQENCKILSARIETYSRGAHFTECKGGGNKHHPKDFAGNPEYFLFKMDGKAVYRLASEITPDFIRRLLQDAGLKMSDIKMVIPHQASLMAMRLMRKQLDIPEEKVMVIAHNHGNTIAASVPMALHESIVQGKIQRGDRIMLLGTSAGFSIGGIILEY; encoded by the coding sequence ATGAATGTAAGAAAAATTAAAATTCTTTCTACAGGAAAATATTTGCCTAAAAAGCAAGTGACGGCGAAAGAACTGGAATTCAGACTTGGTTTAGAGGAGGGATGGATTGAGAAAAAATCGGGTGTGCTTGTCCGCCATTTTGTTGAAGATGAAACAGCATCAGTGATGGGGGCTTATGCTGCTAAAAATGCCTTAGAAGAAGCAGGTTTATCTTTTAGCGATATTGATTGTTTGATTTGTACGAATGGTAGCCCGGAACAAGCGATCCCCTGTACGGCTGCTCTGGTTCAAGAACAGCTAGGTGCGCTTAATTCTGGAATTCCTGCTTTTGATATTAACTCTACCTGTCTGAGTTTTATTGTTGGCTTAGACACGATATCTTATCTGATTCAAGCAGGAAGATATCAAAGAGTCTTGATTGTAGCTACAGAAGTTGCAACAGGTTTAAATTGGCAAGATAAAGAAAGTTGTACCCTATTTGGTGATGGTGCGGCGGCGGCGATAATTGCGAAGTCTAACGAACAAGAGAATTGCAAAATATTATCTGCTCGAATAGAAACTTACAGCCGAGGCGCACACTTCACAGAATGCAAAGGCGGGGGTAACAAGCACCATCCTAAAGATTTTGCGGGAAACCCAGAATATTTCCTTTTTAAAATGGATGGCAAAGCTGTTTATCGGCTTGCTTCTGAAATCACACCTGATTTTATCCGGCGTTTGCTTCAGGATGCGGGGTTAAAGATGTCGGATATAAAAATGGTGATTCCCCATCAAGCGAGTTTAATGGCAATGCGTCTTATGCGTAAGCAACTCGATATTCCTGAAGAAAAAGTTATGGTAATTGCTCACAATCATGGCAATACTATAGCAGCATCTGTTCCGATGGCGCTGCACGAATCTATTGTTCAAGGGAAAATTCAGCGTGGCGATCGCATTATGCTTTTAGGAACATCAGCAGGATTTTCTATAGGAGGAATAATCCTTGAGTACTAA
- a CDS encoding NAD-dependent epimerase/dehydratase family protein, with amino-acid sequence MNILVTGGTGFLGQHLALRLQSLGHHVSVLGRNQKIGKQLEAEGFKFLPIDLRDKEATVTACQGQDSVFHCAALSSPWGKYRDFYDSNVVATRHIIQGCQEWGVKRLIHVSTPSIYFNFCHRFNIRENDPLPKIPANAYAETKLLAEQEIDRAHQQGFPVITIRPRSIVGPGDTAIFPRLLQASSRIGIPLINQGKACIDVTYVDNVVDALLLCQNAPDTSLGKKFNITNGQPIELRNLLEMLSQQLGYPLKFTPYPYKIANLAATAMEFFSKSILFGKEPVLTRYKVGVLAFSQTLDITAARTELGYQPRVSLEEGLKIFAQWWKGTKDKNS; translated from the coding sequence ATGAACATTCTTGTAACTGGTGGTACTGGCTTTTTAGGACAGCATTTGGCGTTGAGGCTGCAATCCCTCGGTCATCATGTCAGTGTATTGGGGCGCAACCAAAAAATTGGGAAACAATTGGAAGCAGAAGGATTCAAATTTCTACCAATTGATTTGCGAGATAAAGAAGCAACAGTGACAGCGTGTCAGGGACAGGATTCCGTGTTCCATTGTGCAGCCCTATCTTCTCCCTGGGGAAAATACCGGGATTTTTATGATTCTAATGTTGTAGCAACTCGACATATCATCCAAGGCTGTCAGGAGTGGGGAGTCAAAAGACTGATTCACGTTTCAACTCCCAGTATTTATTTTAATTTTTGCCATCGCTTTAACATTCGCGAAAACGATCCATTACCAAAGATACCCGCTAACGCCTATGCTGAAACAAAACTTTTAGCAGAACAGGAAATTGACCGCGCACACCAGCAAGGTTTCCCCGTCATCACCATCCGACCTCGCAGCATTGTTGGTCCCGGCGATACAGCAATTTTTCCAAGATTACTTCAAGCAAGTTCGCGTATCGGTATTCCTCTCATTAATCAAGGTAAAGCTTGCATTGATGTGACCTATGTTGACAATGTGGTTGATGCTTTGTTGCTTTGTCAAAATGCGCCAGACACATCATTAGGTAAAAAATTTAACATTACCAACGGACAACCAATAGAGTTGAGAAATTTACTAGAAATGCTATCTCAGCAACTTGGTTATCCCCTGAAATTCACACCCTACCCCTATAAAATTGCTAACCTAGCGGCTACAGCAATGGAATTTTTCTCAAAAAGCATTTTATTTGGGAAAGAACCCGTACTCACTCGCTATAAAGTTGGAGTCTTAGCTTTTAGCCAAACTTTAGATATTACAGCAGCAAGAACCGAGTTAGGCTATCAACCAAGAGTCAGTCTTGAGGAGGGGTTAAAGATTTTTGCCCAATGGTGGAAGGGGACAAAAGATAAAAATTCATAA